In the Necator americanus strain Aroian chromosome X, whole genome shotgun sequence genome, AAGCGCGCAATATTTCACGGAAGTCGTCTTCAAACTGAAGCAGTGGTTTTTCTTGTAGGTTTCTGTAGGGTAAACGTAGCATAGGACCTGACCATGTGACTATGCATTGCTGCATAGATTGCTGCTGCTATTTCAGTCGCAAGAATAACCATGAGACACGTAGCATACTGAAAAGATTCGGTCTCGTCAATTGcttgaaatatttcaacgAATGTAGCCAACATTTCAAGggatatttgtttgtttttgaaagaacacGACGATGAACCCTTACGCAGCAAAGTAATGGCCTCCATTCTTTCGCAGCTCCACAGCAACCAAGAAACGCGACAAATATAACGAGTAGACCACCAAGAAGTAGCAAATAGCCAATCTGCCGGACTGCAGTTGGCTTTGTTGCCTTTAATGAGGTGAGAAACGTTCAGTTTTAATTGATGCGCGACTGAATCATTAACTTACCAGATCTCGTAGGGCTGTTTCCTGCTCGTAACCTTGTATTTGAGCTGTAGCTAGAGCAAGATTGTCAATAGCGTATTTATCAAGAACCAACCACGTGCCAATTCCTACACATATAAGCCCACACAACTAAAAACATACTTTATTGTGCTTGATTTTGTGATTCATTGCGTAGATCTTCACCATGTGCATATgactattttgtatttttgttagAATCATTAATAAAACGAGATTTCTGAATATCTAGGTGCTGTAGTTCGGTGGTGTGATGGGTTCCTACAAATTGCTGTTTCTATGACCGTAGTTTCATTAAGCTTGCgaaatacgcaaaaaaaaagtgttcttacCTCTCCTGCGAAAAAGGAATTATCGGTGTTACTGTTaatgaacatggaaaagtAATGACAGACGAAAAATTAAACGGGACGCAGACGCCCTCAATAATTCTTGTTATTCAGTGCTTGCAAACTAGTTACTGTTTTGATGCATTCCAATTTAATATTAtgggaaaagaattttttgcaGCTCGCAGCAAGGATGTCGGGAATTCCTCTCTGGCTCGTACGTTTACCAGAAGATGATAGTGCAATTCAACATAACCTTGAGAACAAGTTAAGTTGCGAGGATTTGCTTAGGCCCACATTTGAAACCAGTCTTGAAGCCGACGGTATCGTAAGTCGGTGAGTTAGCTTGATGCTGCTAGTTATCTCGCAGGATTTCATCAAAACTGTGTAGTTGTCAGCTACAATCATTTTATCAATGTATGAACAAACTAGTCGTTCTTACGAATGTAGTAgttataaggataaaggatagagtttctggcgttaatcaatccgcttgggatgcgcccccacgttcacttcaattcagaatcgtttgaggtttacgaacgtgtaactggcctatacaatgacttgcggtggctagccgatgtgtcaagtcagtgttttatcctcccacacaagtctggtaccacttCATCGACCCGGAAGGGATGataggcttggtgagcactagggcggattcgaacctccgatcgatcgtgcaggaagtggaacctctaaccgctacactacacccgcccatgtAGTAGTAATAGCACACATATTAGAGCGGCTGTCATCTGTTGGACTTGAACTGACCAACTCATTAGCAGACAGAAGTTTCTGAAGTTACATCTTTTAAAAACCGATATCTGTGGAGGTGGCAACGGACAAGATGGATGGGAACAAGATTGCTGTTCCCTGTCCGCaaagaaatgcgaaaaaaaacccagtatttcattacttttctttgtttttacaaGAACAAGTTGGCACAATTATTTGAGGTCTTGTTTGGTAAGGTTTCGTGGCTATCGAAATGTTATTGGCTTAAATCTGCTGAAACACTCATTGCAGAGGATCTGAACAATGCTTCTAGCAGTAAGCAGGTCCTCAACCATGTTCAGCACCTGATGAAGAAACGCATGAGAAATCACGTAATCAAAACTTACCAGAAAAACTAGATTGAAAACGAATAGCGAAAACTTCAAAGCCCTTGCTGTACAGCTTAAGGGCATTTcgtaaaatgaagaatgaaaagttACCGCGCGAGCATCAAAGAATTCTGGAAAGCGTAAAGTTTCGAACATTTCATCTGAATAGCTGACGATGTACATTCAAGAGATAAGATGATTAAATCAGGAGATTGAACTAGAAGCAGGAAAATTTCAGGAGAGAATTGAAAAGGGAAAATCAGTGGCTTCTATCATCTGAATCCTCGAAATAAACCATTGAAAGAGTTAAGGAGTTTTAGATAGCTGTGGgctattaaaggcagcgtaccacgaatttgacgcggtgagggaatccgcggggaaagccagagatgaggttgtagcttgcgggatcaggggtggttccgctcatccctctctaatcttcctaaaaaagaaaaacggcatgggaaccgcTCTAGTTCTTACGAGGTACGCTAggacgctcctctatgtatctGGTCCACTCAGTAagctattcattggtttcacttcaaTAGGCAGTCGAGTAGAACAGTGGCTTTCGACCCTCACCTCTGCGCAGATGGATGGTGGCGAGTGTataaaggtggcgcgttgcaccTGATATCGTCGTGGAAAACGGACTCTTTGACGCCGTTTTTATATTGTCTCAGTATTGTTTCTAAGAGTATTCAAATGTCACGAagtcaggaaaaaaaccaagaaagcCTTCGGCTTTAGGCCTGAAGGCTTAGCGATTAAAATAGAACCGAAGCATAATCAAAGAGAGCATTCATGTTTTAGCATAACTCGCATTTTGCCCGGGGCAACTGTGACAAAATAGACAGCAGCAAAATATCACGTAGCAAACCCTCCGTGGAATCTTTGCATATTAGACTTTCAGACATTAATTGCACCATAGTGAAAGAGGTACTATATCTTTCACCACCATTTTTGTAATTGATATCTGAGTGCACGCTGAATTTATATAAATCCTCCTTCCACTTGTGAGGATTTAGTTCTGAATGTACTTCAATCTATTTATCTCTTTTAATCTCTGTCTAGATGAGAATGTGACTTGTCCGTTGCATTATATTTGGCTCAGACAATCATACGCA is a window encoding:
- a CDS encoding hypothetical protein (NECATOR_CHRX.G22638.T1); translation: MPLSCTARALKFSLFVFNLVFLLCGLICVGIGTWLVLDKYAIDNLALATAQIQGYEQETALRDLATKPTAVRQIGYLLLLGGLLVIFVAFLGCCGAAKEWRPLLCCYATCLMVILATEIAAAIYAAMHSHMFEDDFREILRASLRLYNGTDNARKKNVDGMLMKAAWDKLMVEKKCCGVDSKVGEFNESGWFHITEGRHMFPPACCPADTNGKLKPMCHLVSRHVDGCYAKIAESFQELTSHFKVVSWTVVLIALIQVFGIIVGFWLCDSITSEDDLF